In Glycine max cultivar Williams 82 chromosome 15, Glycine_max_v4.0, whole genome shotgun sequence, the DNA window AACAGATTCAGAAAACTTGCgccaaaatttataactttcaGGTATTTAATCAAGCAAGAGAACATATTCACCAGTAGGTTGATTCAATATATTTCTAACTTTTTATGGATTGGTGCAGCTATTAACTTACAGAACTATAGTACAAATGGAGTTTCCAAAGGACTAGATTTGATCCATGCTAAAGAATTGAAATAACTGATGGAATTGCATTTAtagatattatataaaaaaattggaaaaaaaggaAACCAAAAAGGATAGTTGATAGTTCACAAAGTAGACCCCACTctctccctaatacaagaacCAAGTCTTTTCACAGATTGATCATCAAAGGAGATATCAAGCTCCTTAATCTTAGACACAAAGTCCATGGCTTCTTCATACTTCCCAGCTTTACAGTAACCATCAACTAGAATCTTGTAAGTTAGTTCACTTGGCCTGCAATTGTGCTCAATCATAAATCTAATGACTTCATTTGCTTCATCAAACAACTCCATCCCTGCATAGCCTGACAAGAAAGTATTGTATGTAACTATAGTTGGTTGAATCCCCTTAGTGGTCATTTCTGAGAGAACTCCAATAGCCTCCTGCATGAGCCCTTTTCTGCAAAATCCCTTGATAACAGTATTGTAAGACACAACATCTGGCTCTGGACCAGAGTTTTGAATTCCCTTGAGCACTTCTTCTGCTTTCCAACACTCGCCCTCTCGGACATACAAATCCATCAAGCAATTGTAGGTGAAAAGATTTGGCTGCAATCCACATTCATGAATGAAATGCAGCATTTCACGGGCCTTCGAAAACATCTTGTTTCGGGCAAACATCGAAAGCATGGAGTTGATGACAACCAAATCAGGTTTGTATCCATACTTTTGCAGTTGATCAAATGCCCTTTCCATTCCCCTAAGGTGTCTGCACTTGTGGTTTGTAAGGACAAGGGTTCTCAAAAGTATCCAGCTAGGAAAGACATGACCATCATAAATTTCTTTCTCGACCTTCTCTATCCCCTTGACATTCCCAGCCTTGGAATAACAATGGAGCAACAGTGAGTATGAATTTTCATTAGGCTTAAAGCCCTTGGTTCGCATGTCCTGAATGACAGATTCTGCCGCTTTCCAATCACCTCGCCGAGCCAGGGCATTTAGAAGAGCATTATAAGTTGTTACACATGGAGTAAAGCCTGATTTAACCATTTCCCCATACATTTTTGCAGAATCAACTTCAGATCCGCAACGAGCATATGCACTAATCAATGTATTGAATGTGTCTTTATCAGGCTCAAATCCACAGTTTTTCATTTCCCTCAAGACCTTGTTAACATAATTGTGCTTACCCTCCTCGCTACATACAGCAAGCATGGTGTTCCATGTAGCACGATTAGGAGCACATCCATTCAATTTCATCTCACAGAGAACCTTAATAACATCTTCTGTTCTTGATTTCTTGCCTAGCATGGCAAGAACAGAGTTATATGTGTACACATTGGGAGCACAACCCAAGTCCTTCATCAGGCTGAACAACCTTAATGCATCATCCTCCCTTCCCGCCTTACCATAGGCATCTATTACAGTGGTATAGGTAATAGCATTTGGCATTACCCCTTTGCTTGTCATTGTATCTATGACAGCCATCCCTTCGTCCAGAAAACCAGCTCTTACATATGTTGCCGCAAGCTCATTGTAAGTAACAGAATCAGGAGGGCAATTATTATCCTCCATTTCTTTCAATATGCTCAAGGCCTCAGTGTAAATTCCTGCCTTTCCAAAAACCTGCAACATAGAATTATACGTAACAGTTCCCGGTTTATAGCCATTAAATTTCAATTCAGCCAAAAACTTCCTCGCTTCATCCAGCATACCCTCTCTCCCACAAGCAGAAATCACAGTGCTGCAGGTAAACTCATCTAACTCAAGCCCTTTACTCCTcatctcatccaacaactccaaGATTCTATCCCAAGAACGACCCATCTTGCCGTAAACATCAAGCATAACATTGTAAGTGACCAAAGTTGGATCAAGACcaatctccttcatcttcccaAACAAGTCAATAGCCCGTTTGTACTTGCCAGTGCGAGCATAGGAATGAAGAATGGTGGTGTAAGCCCGGACATCAAGCGAGTATTTTTCCACaggaattaaatcaaacaacttGGATGCAATTGAATGCTGTGACTCCCTCCCCAATATCCTAACCATCAATTCAACAACCTGGTTGTCCAACCTCAAATTCTGATCACTCCCAAAATGCAACCAACCCCATTCAAACAGCAAGAGTGCCCTTTCCCAGTTCCCAGAAAGgtccaaagccttcaacaaGCTGGGAAAATCAGCCTCAAGCAACTCAAACTTAACAGAGTTGAAAAAGTCATTCAATTCATGCAAAGGTGACCCAACAATTGAACTGAACAGCAACTTACCCTTGTCTGATAAAAATCCAAACTTTGCATCATCAAACTTGTCCTCATCAATTATGGAGCCAGAACCTAAAGTGGGGTGCTTTGAATGAACTGAATTATTAAAATCTTTGGTGTTATCATGAGAAGGAGGCACAAGTGTGAGAGTGTGAGTGGTGATGGGAACTGAAGAGAGATGCTGAAGGTGTTGGAGAAGGGAATCTAACTGAAAAgaaggaggtggtggtggtggagactGTGGAGGCAAAAAAGTTGGCTTGAATTTCAAAGGTTGTTGTGTTGGTTTGTGTGAAGGAGCAGGCAAAACTGGCCTATTGGGGAAAAGGGTACCCTCCATTGCAACAAGCAAGTACAATGGCAACAGAAGAAGAGAGTTTTATGATGGGTTCAGGGTTTGAACATAAGGATGAGATTGAAAGCAATTGGATTGAAGGGTGGGTTGGTTGATTGAGTGAACCAAAAAGGGAAAGGGAATGGAATGTGTGGAGACAAAACAGATAGAGAGGATGACCCATTGACCCGCAGTGAAAGTAGTGAGTGACTCCTATTGAAAATATTGTAACTTGTAACCTCGTCTTAAAACACTCGTATGAGGAACactattcttgaatcttgaggaTTGATCAGAAAATGTATTTGAtagttaaattgataaaataatctgaacaaaaatcaaaagaaatatttgaaaaaataaaaaggaagaattttattattttattgaatttgattttctttcacatttcaaaatccaattgaataataaatatactaCTGTTGAACGCGTGAATcaacctctatatatatatatatatatatatatatatatatatatatatatatatatatatattatcttcaaAGGAATCCTAGCTGTTCTAatgttttattcttaaaaaattgaaattattttttactacttGTGGTTTTTAATTTAGActaactttcatttttattatgcatttgtttttattcaataaatattactctttaaataaaaaattatctttaagaTATTTGTGTAATAATTTGAGACTTTAtttagattatttatttatttttatagtttacatttttatttgatgtacTTATAACTTTAGTCACCTTGTCTAAATTCTCCTCCACCTCCTCCCACCccattatcattgttatcattattGTTGACATTGTTTGTGTCACCACCTATTTTCTTGAATTagttttcaactaattttaatagaataaaaaaaatttaaataaattttattttgataccaaaatttaaaaaaataactaaaacaaaaaacagttgtaattttgaaacttataaCTAATGATCACCCAAACAAGTCGTCCttagcttttttttcttccaatttttcttCTCAGTCTAATGTCTCTTGTTTTTACTAACAATGATGGCACTCTATCTTTTTTTGTCTCATGACAAGACGGAGAGCATTATGGGATTAAAATGTTTCATTACATATTAGTTTtcttaatacattttaattttcatgcatATTTCTATCTCAGTTAAACCTCTTGATCGATATATAATTGATATGTTTTTGCTAAGATAAACATTTTAGAAACCATTTGCTTTCATAAAATATCTTTTGCTCTTATGACATTTTGCTTGTTATGATATATCTTGTTTGATTAGCACATATTTTACTCTAATACATATATTgtatgtgtttattttattttttaataggcTTAGAGGTCAAGGAGACATGCTGAGTTGTCTCTATCAATACAATTGGTTCCTCTTTCTTCTTTAGTTGAGACAACTTGCacacaatttaaattcaaaattttgaatgttGGTACTTGTTGTTAGTGACGGATGACTTCTCATTTCTCCAACATAAGGAGATTTGCTACttcaaaaaaaatgagtttttttaggtaagtcttctttcttctttgaaCAATTCAGATTTCTTGggactttcttttcttattcttgATTGTCTTGCTTGTATAGGACTTGTAGTATGTGACTACCTCTTTCTTCTTCAAGATGTTTCATGTCTTCAGAAGAATTTGTCACTTCGGATGATAGTGTCTTAATACACTATTGCATGATGTCTTTATTATAGATTCTTGTTCGTGCTTTTGAATTGTGTAGACACATATGCCTATGTTGCTCTCTTTTACATTGCATCTTCTGATGATCCTTAAGTCACATATAGCTTTTAATATCTATCCCTTAACTCAAGTTACCTAAAAAATCATGCTTCTAGTTATATGTAACATTTGATATCTACACTTTGATATAGAATGCAAGATTGTCCTTCTGATTCTGGTTTCTTGCTTTTGAAGTTTGGGCACTCTTCTCCATGCTTCTTGATTAATTCTTGTCTTTCAAAGACACTCAAGGCAAAACATTAGTTGAACAAGTCTAAAGGACTTAGaatttgttctttctttcttcccccTTCCTTCATGTCTTCCCTTTTTTTCATGTGATTTgttgatttctttctttttctccctcttttctcttttcattgctACTTCACCATGAGAATCTTTGTTGTGCAACATTTTGATGGGAAAAAATTCTTGTTGACAGACAAGTAAGTCCTGATGAGAACCAGATCCATATAAGTCGATTCAAGTTTAATAACACTAAATAAAATTGAGATGTGAAAATCCATGTTAGggaaatacataataaatttacGAGTATTCTACACTTCTTCATTGTTTGgaacaaattttattctttatgttGGAAATAGTTACAATTTGGTGATCCTCGCAAAATAAGCAAAGAGATTCCAAtactttcattttatatttttgtacttgtcaacatttttctcttgcaatttaAGATATTCATTGGTGTAAATGGTTATCAATTGTTTCCTTTTCTTAGTTTCTTTCTCTATGACTCAGTCTTTAAAGTTGGTGTTTTCTATTATTGCTTATAATTTTAGATTTACTTTATATATCAATGGCATAAAAggtgtttactttttttttttatccaaatacaaaactAATAGAAACAAATCAAGGCAATTGAGTTTTCAAGAGATTAGGATTAGGATTATTGTATAATTGTATTCAATTTCTATGCCTATATTGGATTTACATTGATCACTTTATGTATTATAATTATGTTGTTAATGTCAGGTGTATTTTATTAGGCATTAAGCATTTTGGACACTACCTAAAAACCAAAGTCCTAAAAACTAATGTTCTTGATTTTTTGGTGGGTTTCTTTGCCATTTTTTATACAAAgggttatatataattttttttttcattttgggtATGTAAGTTGTTGAGACAAGTCAATGATATGATAAAATGATCACTTCATACTACATTGACTACcttgtttcttttaaattttctttcacttgcaaaaagattttcttaaaaataggaAACAATAGAAGTGAAAGAAAACTTCTTTTATGTaagtgaaataaaaatttaaagaaagaaagtagTCAATGTGGTCATTTTACCTTATTATAAATTTGTCTTAACAACTTACAAAcctaaaatgaacaaaaaatataacccTCCGCATAAAAAAGTAGCAAAGAAAACCCTactaaaattgacaacatcaAGAACATTAGGGTCCGTTTAGGGTgtgttaactcattggcaagtaCACTAATTTGTCTCAAGTAGTAAATTACTCAGAAGTCCGAGTGTTGAGTCTATatgaactttgtttgtacttagatgaatgcaaactcaatttataagcaagagataaagaatttaaaatagaagataaagagagacaaaagataagataaatattcaaagtaaaagatgataaagatagaagataaagatgATGATAATGCATTTGAATGCTTAAaggtaaattcaaaatttaaaatatgttgggCCTAACATGCTTAACTACACTTGATGCAATGTTAATgtgtttctctatttaatacTATTTCAATTTCCATCAACATCTACTATGATACTCAACCCTGATCCCTCACAataaagagcctaatttatctattttctctcccaaatccttttgcagagataaaacaataaattgcaTAAATTTTAGAGATGTATGCATAGGCTAAACAATATCACCCTATACCTAGCAATTATTTGTTTAGGTTCTCTTTCccaattttatagaaattaaacactTCTCAATGCCTAATCCCTAAACAAATGCATATATGATCAGAccatacaataacaataaaacacggaaaaaaataataaaaattgacattGCATTAAATAGGTAGTAAGGAAAGATTACATTATAAGGACATTTGACTGCTAGGCTCCCTACAATGGAGGTTGAGTCTCTCATTGCCATGAGAGGCTTTACACTTTAGGGACTAATATTgatggaagaagaaaagggaTGGATAAAGGAAGAGGGGAGAATGACTAAAGAGAGAGAGTTTCCCTTATTAGAGATAATCAAGCTTAGGATGCATTCATTGGAGAGCTCTGAGTCTCGATgtgtctttctcctttgctcccTACTCTTTTCATAGGCCCAAGGTAATTTATAATCCATGCGACCTCGCACTAAGCGCGCCCCTTCTGGTCTTAGCGGGGTGATCACGAACTAAGCGCCACAATGTTTGGGCTTAGCGAGGCGGTCACGCGCTTAGCACGGGATTTCACGCTAAGCATGCCTTTGGGCCTTTTCGTGGGCCTTCTTTGCGCTAAGCTTGAGCTTGATCGCTAAGCGAGGAGGTGTGCTGAGTTTGACTTGTGCCCTAAGCGAGCTATtcctttttcaacttttttttcaagtttttgcatcaattttccttTATAAATCTTGTAATTTACTTCTTTTGAGTCCTGTTAGTAAAAAATTCACATGATATTAAATtccttattatttcattaaaaataacagtaaaataaagaaattataatcATTCTTAGCCAAAACTGACTATCAATTAAACTCAATTTTCGCAGTTACCAGGGTGGTTGCATGGTTGtaagtttttggtttttggtttacaaatacaattttcaaaacaagACGTGTTTggcaaaaataaagttgaaatgTGTTTTACATCATTTTTGAAATACTTTTACacccattttcaaaaaaaattatgaatttggtttagtttttaaaacaaatacacATTTCCCACATTTAATAATGACATTTTTTGTTGCCATGGCCGCTACCACCACCACTACCACCAACGTCACTATCACTATCACCATCACCACCATCACTATCGTCAATGCCACTATCACTGCCACCACCACCAATACCACCTCCGTCATCgccaccaccatcaccaccgACATTACTACTACCATCAACACCACCAATACCATCTTTGTCATTGCCACCACCAACGTTGCCGCGACCACCACCACTAGTTGCCACCACTAATATTACCACCTTACCACTACCACTACCTGTTACTGCCACCACCAACATTGCTACTAaaaccaccaccatcatcatcaacaCCACTAACATTACCACTActactaccaccaccaccacctctatCGCCATTGTCATTGCAACCATCACTAGTATTTTTATTGTCCTTGCTATTGAAACCACCATCACCGTTGTCATCACCTCAtataaaatcacttttaaactaattttaatacattaagAAACTTTTATAATgagtttattttgaaactaatcatattttaaaaactagttttaaaattatttaaaacaaactaaaaactatttgttatttttaaaatttttgataCTTAAACCTAAAAATCACCCAAAACATAACCTAAAAATCTATTGTTCGTAGGGAATGCCCAAACTGCTTCATGCTCAATAAAATACATCTGACAAAGGTAAACAATAGGAACcaatcaaaatgaaagaaagcttCTTTACgtgagtgatttttttttaagaacgaAAGTAGCCAATGCAGTGTCAAGTggtaatttttgtttcatttctctcggagtgtgtttggataaggcaattaaaaattctaaggaattttaaattctaagaatttcaaatgctccaatttaaattcctttatttttaaaattctgtgtTTGGATCCGACCGCCGCGACAGGCTCTTCTACAGCACTCTGCAGCTCGGTCCCACCTTCTGCGCCGACAATACCACCTATCACGCCGACGCGAAGTCGTTCAAGAAAAGCTTCAACAAGTTCCACATATTCGCGAAGATCTTCAGGACCAGATCGGAGAAGTTCCAGTCAAATCCATCGTGCGAGCAAGCCTTGTACGCATCGTCGTCGTGGTTCTCGGCCATGTGTCTTTCCCTTGCGATGTCGGAGGTGGCGAAAAGCTTCGATTTCAAGCTCACTGAGTTCGGGAGGATTGGGGAGGATTGCGTCGGCGAACCGGAGAAGGAAGCCGGAGGTGAGGGTTGGGTTGTTGAGGAAGCCGTTTGTCGGATTTGCGATGTCATTTTTGGAGGTCAGGAAGCCGTGGCTGTTGCGGTGGGTTTTGCAGCAGAGAGAGATGTATTTCGGCATTCTGAGAGGGTTAGGGAGTGATGATGATGAAACTATGGTGTTTGTGTTGATAGTGTTGAgagatagaatttgaaattcactctcttgaaaataaaatttgaaattctattatttcaactaactaaaattcattttaaaatcttaaaattttgaattacttttattaaaatattcaaacagttacttttaataaaaaagaatttaattttttataaaaaaatacattacctaATTAAATTAccctatccaaacacactcttatgTTTTTCTGGCAGGACCATTTTCTACATTTTATTTGAGAATTAATTTTGGTTCTTTGGATACGTTTAATGCTTTTCAAGTAATGATTGCCTTTTTTTGCCTTACTATATGGCTCTTGTGAGTTCTATTGATATTGGCATTGGGGGGTTTTTAGTTACTTCACTGCTATTAAAACAAAGTTAAGGGTGATTTACACTGTATTAATTTAATGTAGTAATACTTGTGGTAATTCTACGTAGTCATAATTAATGaatgtttataataaaaaatataaaagtaaaaaaatattaaaaatatgaaattgtttcattttcacttcttttaataattttaaatattcaaaccaatgattattcttttaatattttacgtGCCATATTTtatccatttgttttttttttaatttgacttttctctctcttcaagtTATTAGCTAGTTTGTGTagcaaaaaaatcataattgaaaaaaaagaaacaaataaaaattaattaaataaaggaaaaatggaaataaaaatgaacttaaaggattaaatatatcaatttaatttttaattttaaatatacttaAATAGGTGAAATTAATGATTTCATCTTGCATATTTATTGATGAGCATTAAAAATGTCCAATATCTATTtaagttttctattttattcctttaataaatgatcattaataaaagaaaaagcctctagtcatttttatgttaggttatatttcttttataataatgataaaaaaatatttcttttattatgttattttaaagttaaagttAATGATTATTTACGTTTTGAAATAAATGAAACACACTAAAGGGAATTAAATAATGCGTTAGTGGAAActtaaatctttttttctcaaataaacttaaatctttttttctcaaatatgaaaatatttttgaaagtaaatgTAACAAATCACTTGAAAAACAAGTATGCTAAAAGATCATCCAAcacaattaaaaatagttttcttaataGTTTTACTAAAAACTTGTGCCTCCAACAGGGTCGTATTTAAGAATTTCAATGCCTTAGGCAAAAATTAAGATAggggcttttttttttgttgaagaaaGACAGAGGTCTATGCTataatgttaatataaattaataatttttgttattttctagcTTTTTGAGTTGTAAGattatttattaaagttttataaTCAAGTAACTCTAACATCTGACTTTCAATAGATAACATAGTTAATTCATTCAATCTATCTTATAACATGATTGATCTCAAATatgatttaatcaattttaatttttaaaagtttcttTCAGTTGTTGCAACAATTACAAGTAATGTTAATAATATCCTATTAGCAATgtattgaataaataatattacccataaaaaataaaaaaaagtataatttctaTTTAGTGTGTactattaatcaattcaaattagcataaacatatatgatatataaattagaatCATATTTGCGAAaacaaagataataatatttaaaattatgtaaattagaATTATGTATTTGGAAAAGAACCtaacttttttatatagttcaatatttttaatggtGTGTTAATTTCATTTGTTAGAATTTCTTTGAACAATTTTAATtctgaaaataaattaagaccATAAATATCAGAATGGTCCTCAAAACTCAAAATCTTTTCAAGATTGAtggaatattttttcaattcatcttcactcaaagttttaaatttatttgaatcaaataaaaatccaaacatgttttcatattCTAAAAATTGTTCAAATCGACTCTCAGTAGAAGAAATAGACTTAtgtaatatatacaaaaaataatcaacGCGAAAAGAATCTTCAGCAAAATGAGTTATCTCATCACTAACAATGCCATCAAAATGTTTTTCCTATGAATCTTACGTTTTTCATTGAACTTGACTCTATATCCATTTCAATAGTAATTTCTTTGGTGGATTCTAATGCAAATGTAAAACCATTTTCcctataatttttcaaataagttATAAGGCCTCTTAAGTAATCTATAGCAATATCTATATGCATATATTTAGATTGCATGATCTTACTACAAAAAGTATATCATACCAAATATTCATTcccaataaaaattcaaaattctccATCTTATAAGTTGCGAAACATATATGGCTTCACTCTTTATGTTAGGATCTTCACTAGTTTTCGATAATTGAACAAGTGTGTCTCTTATTTTTGGTGCGTGAGACTTTGACACTTTCAATTCTACATTCCCATCTAGTTTGAGATAGTGATTTAACTAAAACTTAGATACATTTTCTTGTAAGATTTTCCACCGTTTGGTAGAAGAAGCAAACAAAGAATAAATGCATTGCAAAactccaaaaaaagaaatagctCTTGTACATGAATTGGTCATATCACCTAGAACTAAATTCAAATTATGACAACCGCAAGGAACATAATATGCTCTAGGGTTTATGTCCAGCAATCTCTTTTGTACTCCTTGGTTTTTACCTTTCATATTAGACCCGTTATCATACCCTTGCCCATTTATATCATTAATATCaaggtcatattttttttaataccagAGTAAGTTcctcaaaaagatattttcttgttGTGACATTGACttgtaaaaaatctaaaaaagtattcttctattttgatgGGAGAACTGAAAGTATCAACACACCTCAAAATAAGAGTCATTTGCTCCTGATGGCTTACATCTGGAGTACAATCAAGaatgatagaaaaatattttgcatctttaacttttttagtataatattttttatttgagaagcTAACAATTGTATAAGTTCATTCTATATAGTCTTACTCAAGTAATGATTATGAAGGTCACCATTTTTTATACGTTTAACATGCTCTTGCATAGCTAGATCAAATTTTGCTAACAACTCAATCAAACTCAAAAAGTTTTTATTGCCTTTTtggtatattttttcatttatcctATGAAAAGCTAAATTGTTTATAGaaagatatttaattatagTTATAATCCTTACCAAAACCTTCTCTCAATGTTCCTTCCCCTTGTTAATTTGTTCTTGGATCTCCTTAtcaattgtatttttctttctcaatcttGTTTTTAATTCGATCCATTTATCCATATTAGTTACATGTTCATAAATAGTTTCGTGACTCTTATGCTTGGAACCAATATTTTTCCAATCTTTAGTACCTTAACTAACTAATTGATTAGCAATACAAGCATTACTTTTTGAGCAAAACAACTTATAGCAAAAACAATACACTTTATCTAAATCCTTTGAATACACTAGTCATCTTTGATCATATTTTTCTCCATTTGTCATAACTTTTTGGTAgtaaaatgaaggaaaatgtctattattttcatcttttggataCTACATATCATTATATCTAATTGGACCATTGTCAACAATTAAATCTCTAAagtttttatcaatatttttccaTTGTCTTggatcataaatatttttagaaacttCATTTGATGTACTATTGATCTCCTTATTTGTTTCTAAACTATCTTCTTGTAAATTTTCATTATCCTCTTGTTCTTGACTAGGATTGGGATTATTCATATTATTAAGATTTTCTACCTCTTGAATGTTTTCATTATCAGTATTTTGCTCTACCATATCAATAT includes these proteins:
- the LOC100803889 gene encoding pentatricopeptide repeat-containing protein At2g18940, chloroplastic, encoding MEGTLFPNRPVLPAPSHKPTQQPLKFKPTFLPPQSPPPPPPSFQLDSLLQHLQHLSSVPITTHTLTLVPPSHDNTKDFNNSVHSKHPTLGSGSIIDEDKFDDAKFGFLSDKGKLLFSSIVGSPLHELNDFFNSVKFELLEADFPSLLKALDLSGNWERALLLFEWGWLHFGSDQNLRLDNQVVELMVRILGRESQHSIASKLFDLIPVEKYSLDVRAYTTILHSYARTGKYKRAIDLFGKMKEIGLDPTLVTYNVMLDVYGKMGRSWDRILELLDEMRSKGLELDEFTCSTVISACGREGMLDEARKFLAELKFNGYKPGTVTYNSMLQVFGKAGIYTEALSILKEMEDNNCPPDSVTYNELAATYVRAGFLDEGMAVIDTMTSKGVMPNAITYTTVIDAYGKAGREDDALRLFSLMKDLGCAPNVYTYNSVLAMLGKKSRTEDVIKVLCEMKLNGCAPNRATWNTMLAVCSEEGKHNYVNKVLREMKNCGFEPDKDTFNTLISAYARCGSEVDSAKMYGEMVKSGFTPCVTTYNALLNALARRGDWKAAESVIQDMRTKGFKPNENSYSLLLHCYSKAGNVKGIEKVEKEIYDGHVFPSWILLRTLVLTNHKCRHLRGMERAFDQLQKYGYKPDLVVINSMLSMFARNKMFSKAREMLHFIHECGLQPNLFTYNCLMDLYVREGECWKAEEVLKGIQNSGPEPDVVSYNTVIKGFCRKGLMQEAIGVLSEMTTKGIQPTIVTYNTFLSGYAGMELFDEANEVIRFMIEHNCRPSELTYKILVDGYCKAGKYEEAMDFVSKIKELDISFDDQSVKRLGSCIRERVGSTL
- the LOC102666261 gene encoding glycine-rich cell wall structural protein 1.0-like, translating into MAIEVVVVVVVVVMLVVLMMMVVVLVAMLVVAVTGSGSGKVVILVVATSGGGRGNVGGGNDKDGIGGVDGSSNVGGDGGGDDGGGIGGGGSDSGIDDSDGGDGDSDSDVGGSGGGSGHGNKKCHY